From one Rhizobium rosettiformans genomic stretch:
- a CDS encoding GntR family transcriptional regulator, with protein sequence MSTPLPLEQLQSVRGGPLYVKLRKMIEDAVASGRLKHGDALPAERDIAEAADISRVTVRKAIDELVEEGLLVRRRGSGTFVVKPVPRMQQPLSQLTSFTEDMRRRGMVAGSRWLSRGLFYPTAEETMMLGLVGGARVARIDRLRTANDMPIALERTSLPDDLLPDPDKIEDSLYLCLLDAGIRPVRANQRISAVLLKDEETKLLGVPPGSAALSVQRIAYLETGRVMEMSRALYRSDAYDLVAELGIGSPMKPQD encoded by the coding sequence ATGAGCACGCCCCTTCCCCTGGAACAGCTTCAATCGGTTCGCGGCGGTCCGCTTTACGTCAAGCTCCGCAAGATGATTGAGGATGCCGTAGCCTCCGGTCGCCTCAAGCATGGCGACGCGCTGCCGGCGGAACGCGACATAGCGGAAGCCGCCGACATCAGCCGCGTCACGGTGCGCAAGGCAATCGATGAACTCGTGGAGGAGGGCCTGCTCGTCCGCCGACGCGGCTCCGGCACATTCGTCGTAAAACCAGTCCCGCGCATGCAGCAGCCTCTCAGTCAGCTGACCTCCTTTACCGAAGACATGCGCCGGCGCGGCATGGTCGCAGGCTCCCGCTGGCTGAGCCGCGGGCTGTTTTATCCGACGGCCGAGGAAACCATGATGCTCGGTCTCGTCGGTGGCGCGCGCGTCGCTCGCATCGACCGTTTGAGAACCGCCAACGACATGCCGATCGCGCTCGAACGGACCAGCCTGCCGGACGATCTGCTGCCGGATCCGGATAAGATTGAGGACTCGCTTTATCTCTGCCTGCTCGATGCCGGCATCCGGCCCGTCCGTGCCAACCAGCGGATCTCCGCTGTCCTCCTCAAGGACGAGGAAACCAAACTGCTTGGCGTTCCTCCCGGCTCGGCCGCATTGTCGGTACAGCGCATCGCCTATCTCGAAACCGGCCGCGTGATGGAAATGTCGCGCGCGCTTTATCGCAGCGACGCCTATGACCTGGTCGCCGAACTCGGCATCGGCTCGCCCATGAAGCCTCAAGACTGA
- a CDS encoding SIS domain-containing protein codes for MTTKMREEIDEIPAAAARLLESSRTVISEAANALRAEDPGVVVTIARGSSDHAAHFLKYAIELQMGLPVASLGPSLASIYEAPMKLVKAAAFAVSQSGASPDIVAMARGARDGGATTVSLVNTLPSPLAEAATFAVDIKAGPEIAVAATKSFVNSIVGGLAILASWSRDDALTRAVDALPEHFDKALSLDWSALLDPLKSAESLYMLGRGPALAIAAEAALKCKETCELHAEAYSSAEVLHGPVSIVGRDFPVVAFAARDKAEASIAGTVSKLAASNATCFITSDQATAGHKLPFVATGHPITDALALIVPYYGFIESLSRARGFNPDKPVALKKVTETQ; via the coding sequence ATGACCACAAAGATGCGTGAGGAGATCGACGAGATCCCCGCAGCAGCCGCCCGATTGCTGGAAAGCTCCAGAACCGTGATATCAGAGGCGGCAAACGCACTGCGCGCCGAGGATCCCGGCGTTGTCGTGACCATCGCCCGCGGCTCGTCCGATCATGCGGCGCACTTCCTCAAATATGCGATCGAGCTGCAGATGGGCCTGCCGGTCGCCTCGCTCGGGCCCTCGCTCGCTTCTATCTATGAGGCCCCGATGAAACTCGTTAAAGCCGCCGCTTTTGCCGTTTCGCAGTCCGGCGCAAGTCCCGACATTGTCGCGATGGCCAGAGGTGCCCGCGATGGCGGCGCAACCACGGTGAGCCTGGTCAACACCTTGCCCTCGCCGCTCGCGGAGGCGGCGACCTTTGCTGTCGACATCAAGGCCGGCCCGGAGATTGCGGTCGCCGCCACCAAATCCTTCGTCAATTCGATTGTCGGCGGACTTGCCATCCTCGCAAGCTGGAGCCGGGACGATGCGCTGACCCGCGCCGTGGACGCCCTACCCGAGCATTTCGACAAGGCACTCTCCCTCGACTGGAGCGCCCTGCTCGATCCGCTGAAGTCGGCAGAGTCTCTCTACATGCTCGGCCGTGGCCCGGCACTTGCCATCGCTGCGGAAGCAGCGCTCAAATGCAAGGAGACCTGCGAACTGCATGCGGAAGCTTATTCCTCCGCGGAAGTGTTGCACGGCCCGGTCTCAATCGTCGGCCGCGATTTCCCCGTCGTCGCCTTTGCCGCCCGCGACAAGGCCGAAGCCTCGATTGCCGGGACCGTCTCGAAGCTCGCGGCCAGCAATGCCACCTGCTTCATCACCTCGGATCAGGCGACGGCCGGTCATAAACTGCCCTTCGTCGCGACGGGACACCCGATCACGGATGCGCTGGCCCTGATCGTTCCCTATTATGGCTTTATCGAATCCCTCTCCCGTGCCCGTGGCTTCAATCCCGACAAGCCGGTCGCACTGAAGAAAGTTACCGAGACCCAATGA
- the nagA gene encoding N-acetylglucosamine-6-phosphate deacetylase, translating to MRQAFAITASRIFDGHAFHDDAALLVDNGRVKAVVARADLPAGIAKQDMGDALIAPGFIDLQVNGGGGVLFNNDPTVTGIRTICEAHARFGTTALMVTLITDAPEIKREAITAGEAAAKVGELGYLGLHLEGPHLSIARKGTHDPDLIRPMAQADLDYLVEQAGRFGIPMITVAPESVTPDQVKRLVQAGYRVSLGHTDTSCASVEAYVEAGATLVTHLFNAMSPLGNREPGLVGAALTSPVLHCGLIADGFHVDPATMKIALAAKTGPAHIFLVTDAMSTIGSDETSFDLNGRTVYRRDGRLTLADGTLAGADIDMLSCVRYVHEKLGQPLEEALRMASLYPAEAIGTPTKGSLTEGQDADLVVLGPDLDIHSTWIAGTCVFATGAEPSRVFA from the coding sequence ATGAGACAAGCCTTCGCCATCACAGCAAGCCGCATCTTCGATGGGCACGCGTTCCACGACGATGCAGCCCTCCTGGTCGATAACGGCCGGGTCAAGGCTGTTGTCGCCCGAGCAGACTTGCCCGCGGGCATTGCCAAGCAGGATATGGGCGATGCGCTGATTGCCCCCGGCTTCATCGACCTGCAGGTGAATGGCGGCGGCGGTGTGCTGTTCAACAACGACCCGACTGTGACCGGTATCCGCACGATCTGCGAGGCCCATGCCCGCTTTGGCACAACAGCCCTCATGGTCACGCTGATCACCGATGCGCCCGAGATCAAGCGCGAGGCGATCACTGCCGGCGAGGCAGCAGCCAAGGTGGGCGAGCTGGGTTATCTCGGCCTGCATCTGGAAGGCCCGCACCTCTCGATCGCCCGCAAGGGAACCCATGATCCGGACCTGATCCGCCCGATGGCGCAAGCCGATCTGGACTACCTTGTCGAACAGGCAGGGCGTTTCGGCATTCCGATGATCACGGTTGCCCCGGAAAGTGTCACCCCGGATCAGGTCAAGCGCCTCGTTCAGGCCGGCTACCGCGTGAGCCTCGGTCACACCGACACGAGCTGCGCCAGTGTTGAAGCCTATGTCGAGGCGGGCGCCACGCTCGTGACCCATCTCTTCAACGCCATGAGCCCGCTCGGCAACCGGGAGCCCGGCCTCGTGGGTGCTGCCCTCACCTCGCCGGTCCTGCATTGCGGCCTGATCGCCGACGGTTTCCATGTCGATCCGGCGACCATGAAAATCGCGCTCGCCGCCAAGACCGGCCCCGCCCATATCTTTCTCGTCACCGATGCCATGTCGACCATTGGCTCTGATGAGACAAGCTTCGACCTTAACGGCCGGACTGTCTATCGCCGCGATGGTCGCCTGACGCTTGCCGATGGAACGCTCGCCGGCGCCGACATCGACATGCTCTCCTGCGTTCGCTACGTGCACGAGAAACTCGGCCAGCCATTGGAAGAGGCGCTGCGCATGGCCTCGCTCTATCCCGCAGAAGCCATTGGCACCCCGACGAAGGGAAGCCTGACCGAAGGCCAGGATGCCGACTTGGTCGTGCTCGGTCCGGATCTCGACATCCACTCGACCTGGATCGCAGGGACCTGCGTGTTCGCGACGGGCGCTGAACCGAGCCGGGTCTTCGCATGA
- a CDS encoding ROK family protein, whose protein sequence is MIVCFDIGGTAIKGALAKGPEDIRPFPRQPTPIHDFDAFVATLASVIAEAEAIAGERAACIAISIAGVIDPDTFNAVVANIPCIHGRPLQADLEAALGLPVIVANDADCFVLAEAGIGAARGHRVVFGVILGTGVGGGLVIDGKLINASGFAGEWGHGPIQPTEAGTPPIHVPRFQCGCGQIGCIDAICSARGLEKLHKHIHAEQLTSEEIIADWLTGDAKAERTIDVYVDILTDPLSVVVNVTGTTILPVGGGLSNVPELLTRIDKALRARILRKFGNPIVVPAACRVEPGLVGAAILGLDFAKDHRED, encoded by the coding sequence ATGATCGTCTGTTTCGATATCGGCGGCACGGCCATCAAGGGCGCGCTCGCAAAGGGCCCCGAAGACATCCGCCCTTTCCCGCGACAGCCCACCCCGATCCACGATTTCGACGCTTTCGTCGCAACGCTCGCATCGGTCATCGCGGAAGCCGAAGCCATCGCCGGTGAGCGCGCTGCCTGCATCGCGATCTCGATCGCCGGGGTCATCGATCCCGACACTTTCAACGCCGTCGTCGCCAACATCCCCTGCATTCATGGCCGGCCGCTTCAGGCCGATCTCGAAGCCGCTCTCGGCCTCCCGGTCATCGTTGCCAATGATGCCGACTGCTTCGTTCTGGCCGAAGCCGGCATTGGCGCGGCACGCGGCCATCGGGTCGTGTTCGGCGTCATCCTCGGCACCGGCGTCGGCGGCGGCCTCGTCATCGACGGCAAGCTAATCAACGCGAGTGGCTTCGCCGGCGAATGGGGCCATGGGCCGATCCAGCCAACCGAAGCCGGCACGCCTCCGATACACGTGCCACGCTTCCAGTGCGGCTGCGGCCAGATCGGCTGTATCGATGCGATCTGCAGCGCGCGGGGCCTCGAAAAGCTGCACAAGCACATTCACGCCGAACAGCTGACGAGCGAAGAAATCATCGCCGACTGGCTGACGGGTGACGCGAAGGCCGAACGCACCATCGATGTCTATGTCGACATCCTCACCGATCCGCTCTCGGTCGTGGTCAATGTCACCGGAACCACCATCCTGCCCGTTGGCGGTGGCCTTTCGAATGTTCCGGAACTGCTGACCCGCATCGATAAGGCCTTGCGAGCACGCATCCTGCGCAAGTTCGGCAATCCGATCGTCGTTCCCGCAGCCTGCCGTGTGGAGCCGGGCCTCGTCGGCGCTGCCATCCTTGGCCTCGACTTCGCCAAAGACCACAGGGAAGACTGA
- a CDS encoding GNAT family N-acetyltransferase, which yields MAADMLVKLYELNANPDLEQRMTAQGVTIRRALVPELAGITAWIEHRFGAGWASEATAAIMRQPVTCWIAHEGETLLGFACHKATMKGFFGPTGVDEKARGRGIGHALLIRTLLDMRDQGYGYAIIGGAGPMGFYEKSVGAIAIPGSSPGIYKDMLPLAAPSGMAD from the coding sequence ATGGCCGCAGACATGCTGGTGAAGCTTTATGAGCTTAACGCCAATCCGGACCTTGAACAGCGTATGACGGCCCAGGGCGTGACCATAAGGCGCGCATTGGTACCCGAACTTGCCGGAATAACGGCCTGGATCGAGCATCGTTTCGGCGCCGGCTGGGCATCGGAGGCGACGGCGGCAATCATGCGCCAGCCTGTGACCTGCTGGATTGCCCATGAAGGCGAAACGCTGCTCGGCTTTGCCTGCCACAAGGCCACCATGAAGGGTTTCTTTGGCCCGACCGGCGTGGATGAGAAGGCCCGCGGCCGGGGCATCGGCCATGCCCTCTTGATCCGCACGCTCCTCGACATGCGCGACCAGGGATACGGCTATGCGATCATCGGCGGCGCCGGCCCCATGGGCTTCTATGAAAAGAGTGTCGGTGCCATCGCCATCCCCGGCTCTTCGCCCGGCATTTACAAGGATATGCTGCCGCTTGCCGCACCGTCAGGCATGGCGGACTGA
- a CDS encoding GNAT family N-acetyltransferase codes for MSVAEDVQIRVLTAGDVEDLVGWAALEGWNPGHGDAAAFRAADPEGFLGCFVDGRLAAGISALRYGDGFGFIGLYICHPDFRGRGLGRRVWEAGMAHLVDRVIGLDGVVEQQANYGRMGFVTAYDTVRWSIERMPALPASFARCEAITEGDLAEILALDRAFFPAPREDFLTDWLKPPRRAFLCRRQGVVAGYAVMRPCLSGYKIGPLFATDGRTAEDLLKICLANLKGEEVHLDVPEYQEGFRYLLGRLGFSQGFQTSRMYRGEPPSVQKTGVYAITTLELG; via the coding sequence ATGAGCGTGGCGGAGGATGTGCAGATCAGGGTCCTGACGGCTGGCGACGTCGAGGATCTCGTTGGCTGGGCGGCGCTCGAAGGCTGGAACCCGGGGCATGGCGATGCCGCAGCCTTCCGTGCAGCCGATCCCGAGGGCTTCCTCGGTTGTTTTGTCGACGGCCGGCTCGCAGCCGGGATCTCGGCCTTGCGCTATGGAGACGGCTTTGGCTTCATTGGGCTCTATATCTGCCATCCGGATTTTCGGGGCAGGGGCCTCGGCCGGCGGGTCTGGGAAGCCGGAATGGCGCATCTGGTGGATCGCGTCATCGGCCTCGACGGGGTTGTCGAGCAGCAGGCGAATTATGGCCGCATGGGTTTTGTGACCGCCTATGATACCGTGCGCTGGAGCATCGAGCGCATGCCGGCACTGCCTGCAAGCTTCGCCCGGTGCGAGGCGATCACCGAGGGTGATCTCGCCGAGATCCTTGCGCTCGATCGGGCATTCTTCCCCGCGCCGAGAGAAGATTTCCTCACAGACTGGCTAAAGCCGCCGCGCCGGGCCTTCCTCTGCCGTCGGCAGGGTGTGGTGGCCGGCTATGCCGTGATGCGACCTTGCCTCAGCGGCTACAAGATCGGGCCGCTGTTTGCGACCGATGGGCGAACGGCTGAGGATCTGCTGAAAATCTGCCTTGCAAACCTCAAGGGCGAGGAAGTGCATCTGGATGTGCCGGAATACCAGGAAGGCTTTCGCTACCTGCTCGGCCGTCTCGGCTTCAGCCAAGGTTTCCAGACGTCGCGCATGTATCGAGGCGAGCCGCCGTCCGTGCAGAAGACGGGTGTCTATGCGATCACCACACTGGAACTCGGCTGA
- a CDS encoding aspartate/glutamate racemase family protein, with translation MKIAVINPNTTASMTATIADAARRVAHTGTEIVAVTSSMGPVSIEGYYDEVFAVPGLLVEIAKAEREGADAIVIACFDDTGLDAARALAGIPVIGICEAAVSTTAFIAQRFSIVTTMERSRLPVEHLVHRYGMGTRCKVRAADVPVLSLEDPNSNARDRLRSEISAALKDDRAEAIVLGCAGMADLTAALRQEFGVPVIDGVAAAVKQAESLVAQGLSTAKRGAYATPVSKAYHGELARFSPAAMGV, from the coding sequence ATGAAGATTGCCGTCATCAATCCGAACACGACCGCCAGCATGACTGCGACCATTGCCGATGCTGCGCGGCGGGTCGCCCATACCGGAACCGAGATCGTGGCCGTTACCTCGTCAATGGGGCCGGTCTCGATCGAGGGCTATTATGACGAGGTCTTCGCGGTGCCCGGCCTGCTGGTGGAAATCGCCAAGGCGGAACGCGAGGGGGCAGATGCCATCGTGATTGCCTGTTTCGACGATACGGGGCTCGATGCAGCCCGGGCGCTGGCGGGTATCCCGGTCATCGGCATCTGCGAGGCGGCGGTCTCTACCACTGCATTCATAGCCCAGCGTTTTTCGATCGTGACCACCATGGAACGCTCGCGGCTGCCGGTCGAACATCTCGTGCATCGCTACGGCATGGGCACTCGCTGCAAGGTGCGGGCGGCAGATGTCCCTGTTTTGTCGCTCGAAGATCCCAATTCCAACGCCCGCGACCGGCTGCGCAGCGAGATATCGGCAGCGCTCAAGGACGACAGGGCCGAGGCGATCGTGCTCGGCTGCGCGGGCATGGCGGATCTCACGGCAGCACTCCGGCAGGAGTTCGGCGTGCCTGTGATCGATGGCGTGGCGGCCGCCGTGAAACAGGCAGAGAGCCTTGTCGCGCAGGGCTTGTCGACCGCCAAGCGCGGCGCCTATGCGACGCCTGTCTCCAAGGCCTATCACGGCGAGCTTGCCCGTTTCTCTCCCGCTGCCATGGGCGTATGA
- a CDS encoding ABC transporter permease yields the protein MNTEKRSREFYVLAIFFTLFVLFLYGPLSAIVILSFQGPNGGLTFPLNGVSLRWFANLFEQQAVGDFGGSFRRSFALGVMVMVVTVVVSLLAGLAFRRKFAGSTALFYLSVASLVVPSIIISLGIGVLFSQLGLQPAWYSSGFGAHLTWTLPFGVLIMFAIFNRFSPAYEEAARDLGATSWQTFRHVVLPMIAPPLIGVGLFGFTLSYDEFARTLMTSGTYNTLPLEIYGMTTNVTTPVLYALGTVTTLFSFLVIAGTLGLIMAMNRRRGRT from the coding sequence ATGAACACCGAGAAACGGTCGCGCGAGTTCTACGTGCTCGCCATCTTCTTCACCCTCTTTGTACTGTTCCTATACGGCCCCTTGTCGGCAATCGTGATCCTCTCCTTTCAGGGGCCGAATGGCGGGTTAACCTTTCCGTTGAACGGGGTTTCGCTGCGCTGGTTCGCCAACCTGTTCGAACAGCAAGCGGTCGGTGATTTCGGCGGTTCGTTCCGCCGTTCCTTCGCGCTCGGCGTCATGGTCATGGTGGTGACGGTGGTCGTTTCGCTGCTCGCGGGCCTTGCCTTCCGTCGCAAGTTCGCCGGGTCGACAGCGCTCTTCTATCTCTCGGTTGCCAGCCTCGTCGTGCCCTCGATCATCATTTCGCTCGGCATCGGCGTCTTGTTCAGCCAGCTCGGTTTGCAGCCGGCCTGGTATTCCTCGGGCTTTGGCGCGCATCTCACCTGGACACTGCCCTTCGGCGTGCTGATCATGTTTGCGATCTTCAACCGCTTCTCGCCGGCTTATGAGGAAGCTGCACGTGACCTTGGTGCGACCTCCTGGCAGACCTTCCGGCATGTCGTTCTGCCGATGATCGCACCGCCCTTGATCGGGGTCGGGCTGTTCGGCTTTACGCTCTCCTATGACGAGTTCGCGCGCACGCTGATGACGTCTGGGACCTACAACACGCTGCCGCTAGAGATCTACGGCATGACGACCAATGTCACGACGCCGGTGCTTTATGCGCTCGGCACGGTGACGACGCTCTTCTCCTTCCTGGTGATTGCGGGAACGCTTGGGCTCATCATGGCCATGAACCGCCGTCGGGGGCGGACGTGA
- a CDS encoding ABC transporter permease, with the protein MVEVRFPSVGEPKPKRVIRVPLGLVSYLQATPLMLILGCFLLLPILMIGTVSFWDYDFAQMYPDFVTFNYTETLGSWVTWKIYFNTLKFAFLVWAITLFVGFWVAYFLAFHVRTSTMQGVLFLVCTVPFLTSNIIRMISWIPVLGRNGLINTALVNAGIVPQPIEWLLYSDFAVVLAMVHLYTLFMVTPIFNTMMRIDRSLLEAARDAGASGWQILTNVIIPLSKPGMAIGTIFVVTLVMADFSTVQVMSGGQSASVALMMKNQMSLLQYPAAAANAVVLLALVLLMVAAILRVVDIRKEL; encoded by the coding sequence ATGGTGGAAGTGCGATTTCCGAGTGTCGGCGAGCCTAAGCCGAAGCGCGTGATCCGTGTGCCGCTCGGACTGGTCTCCTATCTGCAGGCCACGCCGCTCATGCTCATCCTCGGTTGCTTCCTGCTGCTGCCGATCCTGATGATCGGAACGGTGTCCTTCTGGGACTATGACTTCGCCCAGATGTATCCCGACTTCGTCACCTTCAACTACACCGAGACGCTCGGCTCCTGGGTCACTTGGAAGATCTATTTCAACACGTTGAAATTCGCCTTCCTCGTCTGGGCGATCACGCTTTTTGTCGGCTTTTGGGTCGCCTATTTCTTGGCTTTTCATGTGCGAACATCCACCATGCAGGGCGTGCTGTTCCTCGTCTGCACCGTGCCCTTTCTGACATCCAACATCATTCGGATGATTTCGTGGATCCCGGTGCTCGGCCGAAATGGTCTGATCAATACCGCACTGGTCAATGCCGGCATCGTGCCACAGCCGATCGAGTGGTTGCTTTATTCGGATTTCGCCGTGGTGCTCGCCATGGTGCATCTCTACACGCTGTTCATGGTCACCCCGATCTTCAACACGATGATGCGAATCGACCGCTCGCTGCTCGAAGCGGCGCGTGATGCAGGCGCCAGCGGCTGGCAGATCCTGACCAATGTCATCATCCCCTTGTCGAAGCCCGGCATGGCGATCGGCACGATCTTCGTGGTGACCCTCGTCATGGCCGATTTCTCCACCGTGCAGGTCATGTCCGGCGGGCAGAGCGCGTCCGTCGCGCTGATGATGAAGAACCAGATGTCGCTGCTGCAATATCCGGCAGCCGCCGCCAACGCCGTCGTGCTCTTGGCACTGGTGCTGCTGATGGTCGCGGCCATTCTCCGCGTCGTCGATATCCGGAAGGAGCTTTGA
- a CDS encoding ABC transporter substrate-binding protein, with protein MSDSSKTKKGVSRRTFLKTASAAAGLAAGSGAITGFPTIWAQNPITLRQFGTGVSNINAIAQKCKEDLGITLEMTATDSDAAAQRAVTQPNSYDIADIEYWILKKVYPTGVIQPMETSKLKFYDKVVPLFKNGKLLPDSVIAQGTAPHTVGYVESKDAKTFASGETELFTMMPTIYNADTLGIRPDLVGREITSWADIMDPAFKGKTSILNIPSIGIMDAAMICEAMGIIKYADKGNMTQAEIDTTIDFLIKAKQDGQFRAFWKSFDESVNLMASGEVVIQSMWSPAVAAVRSKGIACKYQPLKEGYRSWGGGLGLAAHLEGAQLDAAYEYINWYTSGWVGGYLNRQGYYSACMETAKEFMSADEWGYWIEGKAATGDIMSPEGVVMEKAGAVRDGGSFEERMGKVACWNSVMDEDRYMVRRWNEFIAA; from the coding sequence ATGTCAGACAGCAGCAAGACGAAGAAGGGCGTATCCCGCCGCACATTCCTGAAGACAGCATCGGCCGCGGCAGGCCTCGCCGCCGGTTCGGGTGCTATCACCGGCTTCCCGACGATCTGGGCGCAGAACCCCATCACGCTGCGCCAGTTTGGCACGGGAGTGTCGAACATCAATGCCATCGCCCAGAAGTGCAAGGAAGACCTTGGCATCACGCTCGAGATGACGGCAACGGATTCCGACGCTGCAGCCCAGCGCGCCGTGACCCAGCCGAATTCCTACGACATTGCCGACATCGAATACTGGATCCTGAAGAAGGTCTATCCGACCGGCGTCATCCAGCCGATGGAAACCTCGAAGCTCAAGTTCTACGACAAGGTCGTTCCGCTGTTCAAAAACGGCAAACTCCTGCCCGACAGCGTGATCGCGCAAGGCACCGCGCCGCACACGGTTGGTTATGTCGAGAGCAAGGATGCAAAGACCTTTGCATCCGGCGAGACCGAACTCTTCACGATGATGCCGACCATCTACAATGCCGACACGCTCGGCATCCGACCGGATCTGGTTGGTCGCGAGATCACCTCCTGGGCCGACATCATGGACCCGGCCTTCAAGGGCAAGACATCGATCCTCAATATTCCGTCGATCGGCATCATGGATGCCGCGATGATCTGCGAAGCCATGGGCATCATCAAATATGCCGACAAGGGCAACATGACCCAGGCCGAGATCGACACCACGATCGATTTCCTCATCAAGGCCAAGCAGGACGGCCAGTTCCGCGCCTTCTGGAAGTCCTTCGACGAAAGCGTCAACCTGATGGCCTCAGGCGAAGTCGTCATCCAGTCGATGTGGTCGCCGGCCGTTGCCGCCGTCCGCTCGAAGGGCATCGCCTGCAAGTATCAGCCACTCAAGGAAGGCTACCGCTCCTGGGGCGGCGGTCTGGGTCTCGCCGCACATCTCGAAGGCGCGCAGCTCGATGCGGCCTATGAATACATCAACTGGTACACATCCGGCTGGGTCGGCGGCTATCTCAACCGCCAGGGCTACTACTCGGCCTGCATGGAAACCGCGAAGGAATTCATGTCCGCCGACGAGTGGGGCTACTGGATCGAAGGCAAGGCCGCGACCGGTGACATCATGTCTCCGGAAGGTGTCGTCATGGAAAAGGCAGGCGCAGTCCGCGACGGCGGCTCCTTCGAGGAGCGTATGGGTAAGGTCGCCTGCTGGAACTCCGTCATGGACGAAGACCGCTACATGGTCCGCCGCTGGAACGAATTCATCGCGGCTTGA
- a CDS encoding ABC transporter ATP-binding protein: MTKAADIELAAVTKTYGTSTAVHAISLKIPAGTYCCLLGPSGCGKTSTLRMVAGHESVSSGDVLFGNSNVTDLPPARRGTAMMFQSYALFPHLDLVDNVAFSLKMKGIDKEARRAQALEMLKLMQLEAYAERRPAQLSGGQQQRVALARALITRPEALLLDEPLSALDPFLKIRMRAELKKLQTSLGITFVHVTHSQEEAMALADLIVVMNEGRIEQAATPRTVFERPATAFVARFMGDHNVLTGSIVERTSEGLFIEVIGGGRFFALGASPVKDDQADIAIRTDHVRIGGVPADGLGFDGVVSNVEYLGAKVKLTVTTAFTDEFTAVLSDAAFFASPVRVGEGVTLSWDQPDSIVLGRIVK; this comes from the coding sequence ATGACGAAAGCCGCCGACATCGAACTTGCCGCCGTTACCAAGACCTACGGGACGTCGACTGCGGTTCATGCCATCAGCCTCAAGATCCCGGCTGGCACTTACTGCTGCCTGCTCGGACCTTCCGGTTGCGGCAAGACATCAACGCTCAGAATGGTCGCCGGTCATGAAAGTGTCTCCTCCGGCGATGTCCTTTTCGGCAATTCAAACGTGACGGATCTGCCGCCTGCCAGACGTGGCACGGCGATGATGTTCCAGTCGTATGCGTTGTTCCCACATCTTGATCTTGTCGACAATGTTGCGTTCAGCCTGAAGATGAAGGGTATCGACAAGGAGGCGCGCCGCGCGCAAGCGCTTGAAATGCTCAAGCTGATGCAGTTGGAGGCCTATGCCGAGCGTCGTCCGGCCCAGCTGTCCGGTGGTCAGCAGCAGCGCGTCGCGCTTGCGCGTGCCCTGATCACCAGGCCCGAGGCACTGCTGCTCGATGAGCCCCTCTCGGCGCTCGATCCGTTTCTCAAAATCCGCATGCGCGCCGAACTGAAGAAGCTGCAGACCTCGCTCGGCATCACCTTCGTGCATGTGACCCACAGCCAGGAAGAGGCAATGGCGCTCGCCGATCTCATTGTCGTGATGAACGAGGGACGCATCGAGCAGGCGGCGACGCCACGCACCGTCTTCGAGCGGCCAGCGACCGCCTTTGTCGCCCGCTTCATGGGAGACCACAATGTGCTCACCGGGAGCATCGTTGAACGCACGTCCGAGGGTCTCTTCATTGAGGTGATCGGTGGCGGGCGGTTCTTCGCGCTCGGCGCCTCGCCAGTCAAAGATGATCAGGCCGACATCGCCATCCGGACGGACCATGTGCGCATCGGCGGCGTGCCGGCCGATGGTCTCGGCTTCGACGGTGTTGTGTCGAATGTCGAATATCTCGGCGCCAAGGTGAAGCTGACCGTCACCACCGCTTTCACCGACGAATTCACCGCCGTGCTTTCGGACGCGGCCTTCTTTGCCTCTCCGGTTCGCGTCGGGGAAGGCGTCACCCTGTCATGGGATCAGCCGGATTCGATCGTCCTCGGACGCATCGTGAAGTGA